A window of the Thalassoglobus sp. JC818 genome harbors these coding sequences:
- a CDS encoding AarF/UbiB family protein has product MADRVQPYPLRFIRNVNRGREIATVLLNYGFGDVLERLGLLKYLKWGRRVLMRSPDEEIEALTTAARIRLTFQDLGPTFVKFGQVLSTRPDLVPNDVIAELKQLQEQVPPFSSEESHAAVLRAFKKSTAELYASFEETPLAAGSLGQVHCATDFNGRKFAVKIRRPDVQNEIERDLSLMLEIAQLLENHIPESKAFDPVGLVNHFSRTVRREMNYQREARTMREFKKLFEEDCRLIIPDVDEARSCDTILTMEFIEGVNVTDVDAIRALGLSPSDVATTGADIFMKQAFEYGIFHGDPHPGNLRVHPSGAIILLDYGMIGFLSEEKRDLLIDLLLAVTRNDVESAVSIILELGQPTQEVEEHLLKADVRDFIDAYYGVDLGKLNIGSLLNDFVTILANHGLRCPGDLILLIRAIVTLDGIGRQLNPKFNLANVLAPKIETIVKKRYDPKRIAQRTIADMKKLFLVAHNIPIHLGRTLQKVSQDDLKVQFEHKGLDRLITEFDRSSNRIVVGVVISSLVVAAALIIRTTSQASLWVAVPMFMTSGFLGLWLVWGILRSGRL; this is encoded by the coding sequence ATGGCCGACCGCGTGCAACCTTATCCACTTCGCTTTATCAGGAACGTTAATCGAGGTCGCGAAATTGCGACCGTCCTGCTGAATTACGGATTCGGCGACGTTTTGGAGCGGCTCGGTCTGCTCAAGTATCTCAAGTGGGGCCGCCGCGTACTGATGCGGTCGCCCGACGAAGAGATCGAAGCCCTGACAACCGCTGCGAGGATTCGGCTCACCTTTCAGGATCTCGGTCCGACGTTCGTCAAGTTTGGCCAAGTCCTCAGCACTCGTCCCGACCTTGTCCCGAACGATGTGATTGCCGAACTCAAACAGCTGCAGGAGCAGGTTCCTCCTTTTTCTTCAGAAGAATCACACGCGGCCGTCCTTCGAGCATTCAAGAAGTCGACCGCTGAGCTGTACGCATCGTTCGAAGAGACTCCTCTCGCTGCTGGTTCGCTGGGTCAGGTCCATTGCGCAACCGACTTCAATGGGCGAAAGTTCGCGGTCAAAATTCGTCGCCCCGATGTTCAGAACGAGATCGAGCGCGACCTGTCACTCATGTTGGAGATCGCTCAGCTTCTCGAAAACCACATCCCCGAATCAAAAGCGTTTGACCCGGTTGGGCTGGTCAATCACTTCTCTCGCACTGTTCGACGAGAAATGAATTACCAGCGTGAAGCCCGCACGATGCGCGAGTTCAAGAAGCTGTTCGAAGAAGACTGCCGCTTAATCATTCCGGACGTCGATGAAGCCCGTTCGTGCGATACCATCTTGACGATGGAATTCATCGAGGGAGTCAACGTGACCGACGTCGATGCGATTCGGGCGCTTGGACTATCACCCTCAGATGTCGCGACTACCGGTGCTGACATCTTTATGAAACAGGCGTTCGAATACGGCATCTTTCACGGAGACCCACACCCCGGCAACCTTCGTGTTCATCCTTCCGGAGCCATCATCCTCCTCGACTACGGAATGATCGGATTTCTCTCGGAAGAGAAGCGAGATTTACTCATCGACCTGTTGCTTGCAGTAACTCGAAACGATGTTGAGTCCGCAGTGTCCATCATCCTCGAACTCGGCCAACCGACTCAGGAAGTTGAGGAACATCTTCTCAAGGCGGATGTCCGCGATTTCATCGACGCATATTACGGAGTCGACTTAGGGAAGCTGAACATCGGAAGCTTGCTGAACGACTTCGTCACGATTCTCGCCAATCACGGGCTGCGGTGCCCGGGTGATTTGATTCTTCTCATTCGCGCCATCGTGACACTCGATGGCATCGGCCGGCAACTCAATCCAAAGTTCAATCTGGCCAACGTGCTAGCTCCGAAGATCGAAACGATTGTCAAGAAGCGTTACGACCCAAAACGGATCGCGCAGCGGACAATCGCAGACATGAAGAAGCTCTTTCTGGTGGCCCACAACATCCCCATCCATCTCGGACGAACCCTTCAGAAGGTCAGCCAGGATGATTTGAAGGTACAATTTGAGCACAAGGGGCTCGATCGGTTGATCACAGAGTTCGATCGATCCAGCAACAGAATTGTTGTGGGAGTCGTCATTTCGTCGCTGGTCGTCGCTGCCGCACTCATCATCCGGACGACGAGCCAAGCGTCGCTTTGGGTCGCTGTCCCGATGTTCATGACCAGCGGATTCCTAGGCCTGTGGCTGGTCTGGGGTATTCTGCGAAGCGGACGGCTGTAA